A genomic segment from Polyangium mundeleinium encodes:
- a CDS encoding fatty acid desaturase family protein has translation MNRTLPPHEIDAFGRELDALRQEVLDQRGQRDVDHIRSVVRTMRYAEAAGRLLLHVGIDPATFALGTGALGLAKILENMEIGHNVMHGQYDWTHDPELDGESYDWDMACAAHQWREYHNFEHHTFTNILGRDRDVGYGFLRVTSEQPWNPAHIIQPFVVVGLAFLFQWGIGAHALRLDETIAGRQSVAELWTRARPFLAKGARQLFKDYVFFPGLALVNAPRVALGNFIANGIRNVWAFAVIFCGHFPEGVRMYHEQETRDEPRGAWYLRQIHGSANIEGGRLFHVLSGHLSHQIEHHLFPDLPACRYPELAPRVRAICERYGQSYNTGRFRAQLTSVARQILENALPSRARPARMH, from the coding sequence ATGAACCGCACCCTCCCCCCCCACGAAATCGACGCCTTCGGCCGCGAGCTCGATGCACTTCGCCAAGAAGTTCTCGACCAGCGCGGACAACGCGATGTCGATCACATTCGCAGCGTGGTGCGCACCATGCGTTACGCGGAGGCCGCCGGCCGGTTGCTCCTCCACGTCGGGATCGATCCCGCCACCTTTGCGCTCGGCACCGGAGCCCTCGGCCTGGCCAAGATCCTCGAGAACATGGAGATCGGGCACAACGTGATGCACGGCCAGTACGATTGGACGCACGATCCCGAGCTCGACGGCGAAAGCTACGATTGGGACATGGCCTGCGCCGCCCACCAGTGGCGCGAGTACCACAACTTCGAGCACCACACGTTCACCAACATCCTCGGTCGCGACCGCGACGTCGGCTACGGCTTTCTTCGGGTCACGTCGGAACAGCCGTGGAATCCGGCCCATATCATCCAGCCATTCGTCGTGGTGGGGCTCGCATTCCTGTTCCAGTGGGGCATCGGGGCTCATGCGCTGCGCCTCGACGAGACCATCGCCGGCCGCCAGTCCGTCGCCGAGCTCTGGACCCGTGCGCGGCCATTCCTGGCCAAAGGCGCGCGACAGCTGTTCAAGGACTACGTGTTCTTTCCGGGATTGGCACTGGTGAATGCGCCACGGGTCGCGCTCGGAAACTTCATCGCCAACGGGATCCGCAACGTGTGGGCCTTCGCGGTCATCTTCTGCGGGCACTTCCCGGAAGGGGTGCGCATGTATCACGAGCAGGAGACCCGGGACGAACCACGCGGTGCCTGGTATCTGCGCCAGATCCACGGGTCGGCCAACATCGAAGGCGGTCGCCTGTTCCACGTGTTGAGTGGCCACCTCAGCCACCAGATCGAACACCACCTGTTCCCCGATCTCCCCGCCTGCCGCTACCCGGAGCTCGCGCCGCGCGTGCGCGCGATCTGCGAACGGTATGGGCAGAGCTACAACACCGGTCGCTTCCGGGCGCAGCTCACGAGCGTGGCCCGACAGATCCTCGAAAACGCACTCCCCTCGCGCGCGCGTCCGGCTCGAATGCACTGA
- a CDS encoding TMEM175 family protein gives MALPPVPHEFASSLRTSRIEALSDAAFGIVMTILVLEIPVPEIDHPTALDIPRALIRLWPMFLGYFVSFIMLGMSWVAQHEQFHFVKRADQALLWMTMLFLMLIATVPFTTTLIGRYLEQQAVVVLYGAHLLAISLVHHATWRYATTNRRLVDPHMDLEDVEIHLRRSLITPVIYLVAIGLSFLSTVLSVVVYALVPLVYGMLPSIYARRKRSRPRES, from the coding sequence ATGGCGCTTCCACCCGTCCCGCACGAATTCGCGTCGAGCCTCCGGACCAGTCGGATCGAGGCCCTGAGTGATGCGGCCTTCGGCATCGTGATGACGATCCTCGTCCTCGAAATACCCGTGCCGGAGATCGATCATCCTACAGCCCTGGACATACCCCGCGCGCTGATCCGCTTGTGGCCGATGTTCCTTGGTTATTTCGTCAGCTTCATCATGCTGGGGATGTCCTGGGTGGCGCAGCACGAGCAATTTCATTTCGTCAAGCGCGCCGATCAAGCCCTCTTGTGGATGACCATGCTGTTCCTCATGCTCATCGCGACCGTCCCCTTCACGACGACGCTGATCGGCCGGTACCTGGAGCAGCAGGCGGTCGTGGTGCTCTACGGCGCGCACCTCCTCGCCATCAGCCTCGTCCACCATGCGACGTGGCGTTATGCGACCACGAACCGGCGGCTCGTCGATCCTCACATGGATCTGGAGGACGTCGAGATCCATCTACGCCGCTCGCTCATCACACCGGTGATCTATCTGGTCGCCATAGGGCTCTCGTTCCTGAGCACTGTCCTCAGCGTTGTGGTCTATGCACTGGTGCCGCTCGTGTACGGCATGTTGCCGAGCATCTACGCCAGGCGGAAGAGGTCCCGCCCTCGCGAGAGCTGA
- a CDS encoding ferredoxin reductase: MSTLATNAPHVARTASFALRTTQRLSRALLLDRSFRFWVDELAPVASRAELRARVLSVVDVTHDVKTFVLAPRVWPGHLPGQWVPVEVEVGGIRLRRCYSISSPPNDPHVELTVKRIPGGRVSNWMHTHLHAGDFVRLGAPSGDFVLPETKPTKLLLLSGGSGATPLIAILRDLAHRRALEDVTYLHAARSRRDVLFASELARLSSLHPGLRVVLHLDDASPRLDATQLWVLVPDLAHRETFLCGPTGMMDAVAPAFLGFEGRLHHERFVAAKPAAAASGAGARIHLGRSKRTITTTGRGTLLDELEQAGERLEYGCRMGICNTCRCAKRSGVVENVLTGAISNEPDDDIRLCVSVARSDLTLAL; this comes from the coding sequence ATGAGCACGCTCGCGACGAACGCGCCGCACGTGGCGCGTACGGCTTCGTTTGCCCTCCGCACCACGCAGCGCCTCAGCCGCGCGTTGCTCCTCGACCGTTCGTTCCGGTTCTGGGTCGACGAGCTCGCTCCGGTCGCCTCGCGTGCCGAGCTTCGCGCACGTGTCCTTTCCGTGGTCGACGTGACCCACGACGTGAAGACGTTCGTGCTCGCACCCCGGGTATGGCCCGGTCACCTGCCAGGGCAATGGGTACCGGTCGAGGTCGAGGTGGGCGGCATACGCCTCCGTCGTTGTTATTCGATCTCCTCCCCACCGAACGACCCCCACGTCGAGCTCACCGTCAAGAGAATCCCCGGCGGCCGCGTCTCGAACTGGATGCATACGCATCTGCACGCAGGCGACTTCGTTCGCCTCGGCGCGCCCTCAGGCGACTTCGTCCTCCCCGAGACGAAGCCCACGAAACTCCTCCTCCTGAGCGGCGGCAGCGGGGCGACACCGCTGATCGCAATCCTCCGCGACCTTGCCCATCGGCGCGCGCTCGAGGACGTGACGTATCTCCACGCCGCGCGTTCGCGACGAGACGTCCTCTTCGCCAGCGAGCTCGCGCGCCTTTCGTCGTTGCACCCCGGGCTCCGGGTGGTGCTCCACCTCGACGACGCGTCGCCACGACTCGATGCCACACAGCTATGGGTGTTGGTCCCCGACCTCGCCCACCGCGAGACGTTCCTTTGTGGTCCGACCGGCATGATGGACGCCGTCGCGCCCGCGTTCCTGGGTTTCGAAGGGCGGTTGCATCACGAACGATTCGTCGCGGCCAAACCTGCGGCAGCGGCGTCCGGCGCAGGTGCGCGGATTCATCTCGGTCGCTCGAAACGAACCATCACCACCACGGGTCGCGGGACACTGCTCGACGAGCTCGAGCAGGCCGGAGAACGCCTCGAATACGGCTGCCGCATGGGCATCTGCAATACCTGCCGGTGCGCCAAACGGAGCGGGGTGGTCGAAAACGTCCTGACCGGCGCGATCTCCAATGAACCCGACGACGACATCCGCCTCTGCGTGTCCGTCGCCCGCTCCGATCTCACGCTCGCCCTCTGA
- a CDS encoding mechanosensitive ion channel family protein produces the protein MAFLYALWKEALLAHTFWLLTALVIALVASRFDTSSEPRLRPLGFFVSMHVLSLLGAAALVVTGSSFVDEIRIPAAVFGGVAFVGAAAVLLFHVVLPRLRLRAPRIVEDVMVAIFSVVTAVSITSRAGINLSGLIATSAVLTAILGFSLQDVIGNVAGGLALQLDNSIAVGDLIKVNDVSGRVAEIRWRYTAIETGNWETVLVPNNVLMRSQVTVFGRRQGKPAYLRRVIHFNVDFRYQPSDVIDVVRDVVKDAKVPHVAEDPAPSCVLLDLGESYGRYALRYWLTDLDMDTLTDSDVRTRIFFALERAGMHLAIPAASVLVTEETSRAAQKTAKRLSRRKHLLEMVPLFQALSDAERTELAEQLRYAPFTRGEIIAHQGDAEHHCVHLIEDGTALVRVTENGRELPVKKLGPGSFFGEMSLLTGSPRLATVVAETDVECFRLEKGPFQRVIEKRPELARELAGVLAQRAEELRAARQGIDTVNEAGPSVVKAERDIFNRIRNFFELGAP, from the coding sequence GTGGCTTTCCTCTACGCGCTCTGGAAGGAAGCGCTCCTCGCGCACACGTTCTGGTTGCTCACGGCGCTCGTCATCGCGCTCGTCGCGAGCCGGTTCGACACGTCGAGCGAGCCGCGGCTCCGGCCGCTCGGCTTCTTCGTGTCGATGCACGTGCTCTCGCTCCTCGGGGCGGCGGCGCTCGTGGTGACGGGCTCGTCGTTCGTGGACGAGATCCGGATCCCGGCGGCGGTGTTCGGCGGCGTCGCGTTCGTGGGCGCAGCGGCCGTGCTGCTCTTCCACGTCGTTCTCCCGCGCCTGCGCCTGCGCGCGCCGCGCATCGTCGAGGATGTGATGGTGGCGATCTTTTCGGTCGTCACGGCGGTGAGCATCACGAGCCGCGCGGGCATCAACCTCTCGGGCCTCATCGCCACGAGCGCCGTGCTCACGGCGATCCTCGGCTTCTCCTTGCAGGACGTCATCGGCAACGTCGCCGGCGGCCTCGCGCTCCAGCTCGACAACTCCATCGCGGTCGGCGACCTCATCAAGGTGAACGACGTGAGCGGGCGGGTGGCAGAGATCCGGTGGCGGTACACGGCGATCGAGACGGGCAACTGGGAGACCGTGCTCGTGCCGAACAACGTGCTCATGCGATCCCAGGTGACCGTGTTCGGCCGCCGCCAGGGCAAACCCGCGTATTTGCGCCGCGTGATCCATTTCAATGTGGATTTCCGGTACCAGCCCTCGGACGTCATCGACGTCGTGCGGGACGTCGTGAAAGACGCCAAGGTGCCGCATGTCGCGGAGGACCCCGCGCCGAGCTGCGTGCTCCTCGACCTCGGCGAGTCGTACGGGCGGTATGCGTTGCGGTACTGGCTGACCGACCTCGACATGGACACGTTGACCGACTCCGACGTCCGCACGCGTATCTTCTTCGCGCTGGAGCGCGCGGGCATGCACCTCGCCATCCCGGCGGCGTCGGTTCTGGTGACCGAGGAGACGAGCCGGGCGGCGCAGAAGACGGCGAAGCGTCTTTCGAGGCGGAAGCATTTGCTCGAAATGGTGCCGCTGTTCCAGGCGCTCTCGGACGCGGAGCGGACCGAGCTTGCCGAGCAGCTGAGATACGCGCCGTTCACGCGCGGGGAGATCATCGCGCACCAGGGGGACGCCGAGCATCATTGCGTGCATCTGATCGAGGACGGGACGGCGCTCGTGCGTGTCACGGAGAATGGGCGGGAGTTGCCGGTGAAGAAGCTGGGGCCTGGGAGCTTCTTTGGCGAGATGTCGCTGCTGACGGGGTCGCCGCGGCTCGCGACGGTGGTTGCCGAGACGGATGTTGAGTGTTTTCGGCTGGAGAAGGGGCCGTTTCAGCGGGTGATCGAGAAGCGGCCCGAGCTCGCGCGAGAGCTCGCCGGGGTGCTCGCGCAACGGGCCGAGGAGTTGCGGGCTGCGCGGCAGGGGATTGATACGGTGAACGAGGCGGGGCCGTCTGTCGTGAAGGCGGAGCGGGATATCTTCAATCGGATCCGCAATTTCTTCGAGCTCGGCGCGCCGTAG
- a CDS encoding RNA polymerase sigma factor has protein sequence MGQTSDADRSYPHRPASDPQPRVTRSHELMVTILVHPPPANFSATHALLGRLYLEHRAFLRRLLLGQAVPPRDVEDVLQDIFFTVWRRLSCLVTPEQARPWLLVIGLNHARNDRKRLRYEREVLVGFAEDLPEQEDGTSPETLLQAMYGWFRLKRFLAKIRPRIRAAVIPYLEGLSITEIAASLGIKAKTVYSRLHLARKHLATLALA, from the coding sequence GTGGGACAAACAAGCGACGCCGACCGGAGCTACCCACACCGGCCGGCGTCTGACCCACAACCCCGCGTTACCCGGAGCCATGAGCTAATGGTCACCATACTCGTCCATCCTCCGCCGGCAAACTTTTCGGCGACGCACGCCTTGCTCGGCCGTCTCTACCTCGAACACCGCGCTTTCCTGCGACGCCTTCTTCTCGGCCAGGCTGTCCCTCCCCGCGACGTGGAGGATGTCCTGCAGGATATTTTCTTCACGGTCTGGCGTCGCCTCTCGTGCCTGGTCACGCCGGAGCAGGCCCGCCCGTGGCTCTTGGTGATCGGGCTCAACCATGCCCGCAATGACCGAAAGCGCCTTCGCTACGAGCGTGAGGTCCTTGTGGGTTTCGCGGAGGATCTCCCCGAGCAGGAGGACGGGACGTCGCCGGAGACGCTCTTGCAGGCGATGTACGGGTGGTTCCGGCTGAAGCGCTTTCTGGCGAAGATCCGCCCACGCATCCGTGCCGCGGTGATTCCGTACCTGGAGGGCCTCTCGATCACCGAAATTGCCGCATCGCTCGGAATCAAGGCGAAAACCGTCTACAGCCGCCTGCACCTCGCTCGTAAGCATCTGGCAACGCTCGCGCTCGCGTGA
- a CDS encoding FG-GAP-like repeat-containing protein, translated as MTGRYVVASLLAMLCGCSDMGSKDASPEPMVDDGVETGVARQALMVAPLDKRTIPIRAVHLVDTSCVNRPSARAACGASTVPGVADTLCSSRTLTPPDSPPPDWECPVGTGMPAVCIGSTAWPDAEDELEERLQTVNEIYAAAGVTFKKRSFTTIEAPTFWCTKTPGSLTWGQAKLEVTNAFSGVDGFPLIPANAWADAVVKTGVSGGSDWWKAVAATFAPSDEVIVIISAGGTSGDFPSEGKVVNLARADLDNGTNVLAHELGHYVGLEHTFKVGSGLDPDTGYTMKLSKRYDEVWYHNVLMPEFFTSPSEAEDQESDLQLIANSCSYATDGTCNISCTLAGTTYYPGNSQIDAIVRTSPPGLIVSVNVMDYPPRGVSCPRHISASQADVLWSFLNKEPPVTSSFTNRVSTLPTVFTSSIFPGLFGGALIAGRSRLGLVRSIWSSTANYCKASTERLYVGDFNNDGRSDLLCNQIDDGDMLINRAETNGTFNGSDWTKPARNFCIQSWEHLYVGDFNGDGSDDLLCNQDDGDMLIDYSEGAGVFDGSNWISSGRNFCVGSGKRLYIGDFNGDYRDDLLCNQDDGDMIVDFADTDGEFNVDGNEWVRVDRNFCVSSSERLYIGKFNDDEKEDLLCNQNDGEILIDYANTTTALFEGSNWIQDLDFCLGSNASLHVADINRDGRDDLICRNQSTGKMEVDLVDASGHFAAIEWRGDLDGWCSGSSVKHVFFGDTDNQYGADIICNETDGTLSVASLRMEP; from the coding sequence ATGACCGGACGATACGTGGTGGCGTCGCTTCTGGCGATGTTGTGCGGATGTAGTGATATGGGCTCAAAAGATGCGTCGCCCGAGCCGATGGTGGACGACGGGGTGGAGACGGGTGTGGCCCGGCAGGCGTTGATGGTGGCGCCACTCGACAAGAGGACGATTCCGATTCGCGCCGTCCACCTGGTGGATACAAGTTGTGTCAACCGTCCATCGGCACGCGCAGCTTGCGGAGCATCGACCGTGCCCGGTGTGGCGGATACGCTTTGTTCCAGCCGCACGCTGACGCCGCCGGATTCGCCGCCGCCGGACTGGGAATGCCCCGTTGGAACTGGAATGCCAGCCGTTTGCATTGGGAGTACGGCGTGGCCCGATGCCGAAGATGAGCTCGAGGAGCGACTCCAGACCGTGAATGAGATTTACGCTGCCGCGGGGGTGACGTTCAAGAAGCGCTCCTTCACCACGATAGAGGCGCCAACCTTTTGGTGCACGAAGACGCCGGGTTCCCTGACCTGGGGTCAGGCAAAGCTCGAGGTGACGAATGCGTTCTCCGGCGTGGATGGGTTCCCGCTGATACCCGCGAATGCCTGGGCGGATGCTGTCGTCAAGACTGGCGTATCCGGGGGCAGTGATTGGTGGAAGGCCGTCGCTGCGACGTTCGCACCGAGTGACGAGGTCATCGTCATCATTAGCGCCGGCGGCACCTCAGGTGATTTCCCATCGGAAGGCAAAGTCGTCAATTTGGCTCGGGCTGACCTCGACAATGGTACCAATGTTCTTGCCCATGAATTGGGGCACTACGTGGGGCTCGAGCATACGTTCAAGGTGGGCAGCGGTTTGGACCCTGACACGGGGTACACCATGAAGTTGAGCAAGCGTTACGATGAGGTGTGGTACCACAATGTTCTGATGCCCGAGTTTTTCACGAGCCCGAGCGAGGCAGAGGACCAGGAATCGGATCTCCAGTTGATCGCCAATTCGTGTTCGTACGCAACCGACGGCACCTGCAACATTAGCTGCACACTCGCCGGAACTACGTACTATCCCGGGAATTCGCAAATCGATGCCATCGTACGCACGTCCCCGCCGGGCCTCATCGTAAGCGTCAACGTCATGGACTATCCGCCTCGAGGTGTATCCTGTCCGCGGCACATCTCTGCATCGCAGGCCGATGTCCTATGGTCGTTCCTCAACAAGGAGCCGCCCGTGACGTCGAGTTTCACGAACCGCGTCAGCACGCTTCCGACCGTGTTTACGTCCAGCATCTTTCCGGGCCTGTTCGGGGGCGCTCTCATCGCTGGTCGCTCCCGCCTCGGCCTCGTCCGCTCCATCTGGTCCAGCACGGCGAACTACTGCAAGGCCAGCACGGAGCGTCTCTACGTAGGAGACTTCAACAACGACGGTCGCTCGGACCTGCTCTGCAATCAAATCGACGACGGGGACATGCTCATCAACCGAGCGGAGACCAATGGAACCTTCAATGGTTCCGATTGGACCAAACCGGCTCGTAATTTCTGCATCCAATCATGGGAGCACCTGTACGTCGGCGACTTCAACGGCGATGGCAGCGACGATCTGCTGTGCAACCAAGACGACGGCGACATGCTCATCGACTACAGCGAAGGGGCTGGAGTGTTCGATGGGAGCAACTGGATCTCCTCGGGCAGGAACTTCTGCGTGGGTTCGGGCAAGCGCCTCTATATTGGAGACTTCAACGGCGATTACCGAGACGATCTGCTGTGCAACCAGGACGATGGCGATATGATCGTCGACTTTGCCGACACGGATGGAGAGTTCAACGTCGACGGGAACGAATGGGTGCGTGTTGATCGGAACTTCTGCGTCTCATCGAGCGAGCGCCTCTACATCGGCAAGTTCAACGACGATGAGAAGGAAGACCTCCTCTGTAACCAGAACGACGGCGAAATCCTCATCGACTATGCGAACACCACGACCGCGCTGTTCGAGGGGAGCAACTGGATACAAGACCTCGACTTCTGCCTGGGTTCCAACGCTTCCTTGCACGTCGCCGACATCAATCGTGACGGTCGTGACGATCTGATCTGCCGAAACCAATCGACGGGCAAGATGGAAGTCGATCTCGTCGACGCGAGCGGACACTTCGCGGCGATCGAGTGGCGCGGGGATCTCGATGGGTGGTGCAGCGGCTCGTCGGTCAAGCACGTCTTCTTCGGCGATACCGACAACCAGTACGGGGCCGACATCATCTGCAACGAGACCGACGGCACGTTGAGCGTGGCGAGCTTGCGTATGGAGCCCTGA
- a CDS encoding ATP-binding cassette domain-containing protein: MSLLASSLTVRLSGRTLLHRASLEARPGEVVAVFGPSGAGKTTLFRVLVGELVPLEGKVVLAGEDVTRLPLYERARRGLGYVPQTPSVLPDLSVRDNLAVFERLTRRARPSGAPGALVIARELGLDGLLDMQAARLSGGERRRLEITRALTAAPRVLVCDEPFAAVDPLGATRVAERLRALADAGAAVLVSDHHVDAALSLCDRAVLLLDGEIALDASPGAFRAHPLVQSRYVAT; encoded by the coding sequence ATGTCGCTCCTCGCCTCCTCCCTCACTGTGCGCCTCTCGGGCCGCACGCTCCTGCACCGCGCCTCCCTCGAAGCGCGGCCCGGCGAGGTCGTCGCCGTCTTCGGTCCGAGCGGCGCCGGCAAGACGACGTTGTTTCGGGTGCTCGTCGGCGAGCTCGTCCCGCTCGAAGGAAAGGTCGTGCTCGCCGGCGAAGACGTCACGCGCCTGCCGCTGTACGAGCGCGCGCGCCGCGGCCTCGGCTACGTCCCGCAGACGCCGAGCGTCCTCCCCGATCTCTCGGTGCGCGACAACCTCGCCGTCTTCGAACGCCTCACCCGTCGAGCGCGCCCGTCCGGTGCGCCGGGCGCGCTCGTGATCGCGCGCGAGCTCGGGCTCGACGGTCTGCTCGACATGCAGGCCGCGCGCCTCTCCGGCGGCGAGCGGCGGCGCCTCGAGATCACACGAGCGCTCACGGCCGCGCCTCGGGTCCTCGTTTGCGACGAGCCGTTCGCGGCCGTCGATCCGCTCGGCGCGACCCGGGTCGCCGAGCGACTACGCGCCCTCGCCGACGCAGGGGCCGCGGTCCTCGTCTCCGATCATCACGTCGACGCGGCGCTCTCTCTCTGCGACCGCGCCGTTCTCCTCCTCGACGGAGAGATCGCGCTCGATGCCTCCCCCGGAGCGTTTCGTGCTCATCCGCTCGTGCAGTCTCGTTACGTCGCGACTTGA